Proteins from a single region of Actinomycetes bacterium:
- a CDS encoding branched-chain amino acid aminotransferase, whose translation MSMSHSDTQFPLRANPSPLPANEREMILQDPGFGNVFTDHMVQARWIAEKGWHDAAVVPYGPLSLDPATNSIHYGQSIFEGLKAYRHADGAIYTFRPEANAQRFQRSARRLAMAELPEELFLESVRALIAQDGDWVPQDQEKSLYLRPFMFSTEVGLGVRPADEYLYLLIASPAGAYFKGGLQPVTVWLSEDYVRAAPGGTGEAKCAGNYAASLIAQAEAAEHGCDQVVWLDANEHRWVEEMGGMNLYFVFGSGENARLMTPSLTGSLLPGITRDSLLRLGADLGYQVEEGRISVEEWQQANESGELTEVFACGTAAVITPVGHVKSRNGNWTVGDGNAGPITSRLRQSLLDIQTGAAPDPYGWLERVG comes from the coding sequence ATGTCGATGTCGCACAGTGACACGCAGTTCCCGCTGCGCGCCAACCCCTCGCCGTTGCCCGCCAACGAGCGCGAGATGATCCTGCAGGACCCCGGGTTCGGCAACGTCTTCACCGATCACATGGTGCAAGCGCGATGGATTGCGGAGAAGGGATGGCATGATGCCGCCGTCGTTCCCTACGGCCCATTGAGCCTGGATCCGGCGACCAACTCGATTCACTACGGTCAGTCGATCTTTGAAGGGCTCAAGGCCTACCGGCACGCTGACGGCGCGATCTACACCTTCCGGCCGGAAGCGAATGCGCAGCGCTTTCAGCGCTCCGCTCGCCGTCTTGCCATGGCGGAGTTACCCGAGGAGCTGTTCTTGGAATCCGTCCGGGCGCTGATCGCCCAGGATGGGGATTGGGTACCGCAGGATCAAGAGAAGTCGCTCTACCTTCGGCCCTTCATGTTCTCCACCGAAGTGGGCCTTGGCGTGCGCCCCGCCGATGAATACCTGTACCTGCTGATCGCTTCACCGGCTGGCGCCTACTTCAAAGGTGGCCTGCAGCCGGTGACGGTGTGGCTGTCGGAGGACTATGTGCGGGCAGCACCGGGTGGTACCGGTGAGGCCAAGTGCGCGGGAAACTATGCGGCTTCGTTGATCGCGCAGGCAGAAGCCGCAGAACACGGCTGCGATCAGGTGGTGTGGCTGGACGCCAACGAGCACCGCTGGGTCGAAGAGATGGGCGGTATGAACCTCTACTTCGTCTTCGGCAGCGGCGAAAATGCCCGGCTGATGACGCCCTCGCTGACCGGTTCCCTGCTGCCGGGCATCACGCGGGATTCGCTGTTGCGGCTGGGCGCTGACCTTGGCTACCAGGTGGAAGAAGGCCGGATCAGCGTCGAGGAATGGCAGCAGGCCAACGAATCTGGCGAACTGACCGAAGTGTTTGCCTGCGGTACTGCAGCAGTCATCACTCCGGTCGGTCACGTCAAGAGCCGGAACGGGAACTGGACGGTCGGAGACGGCAACGCTGGGCCGATCACGTCCCGGCTGCGGCAGTCACTGCTGGACATTCAGACGGGTGCGGCACCGGACCCGTACGGCTGGTTGGAACGAGTCGGATAA
- a CDS encoding glycosyltransferase family 4 protein — MTAQIVITTNQLNLGGAEQQRIALANGLAARGHSVTMLVIQDPGMFADSLADGVNLEVQGWRSARAPDSGQDSVTVITGTTHTECAVGLRWRYLNLRDRCRWLVACHSSRSDGPNYGHRLGWMIRRSDRVIALSQGHWRELTAHQKLSSTAPLIVPNGVARESVQQPARQMVPGRPVRLVFVGRLVEEKGVQVAIAALTELEELSWEFDIYGQGDFESQLASCIPPHLSDRIVLRGSTQTPIAVMKEADLLLLPSRAEAQPMVLLEAMSAGTATMAVGVGAVPEILSGGCGVLMADQSVSAWREALRRAITNPEQLLELGQRGWKCGQKYSVDQMIDGYEQAIESAWRSD, encoded by the coding sequence GTGACCGCGCAGATTGTGATCACCACCAATCAACTCAACCTAGGTGGAGCTGAACAGCAAAGAATCGCGCTCGCCAATGGGCTCGCAGCTCGAGGGCACTCGGTCACTATGTTGGTCATCCAGGACCCGGGCATGTTCGCTGACTCACTTGCCGATGGCGTCAACCTCGAGGTACAAGGATGGCGCTCAGCACGCGCCCCCGATAGTGGTCAGGACTCTGTCACGGTCATCACCGGCACCACTCACACCGAGTGTGCCGTTGGGCTGCGCTGGCGCTATCTGAACCTTCGAGATCGATGCCGGTGGCTAGTGGCTTGCCACTCATCGCGAAGTGATGGACCAAACTACGGCCACAGGTTGGGATGGATGATCCGGCGCAGTGATCGGGTCATCGCCCTTTCGCAGGGACACTGGCGTGAACTAACAGCCCATCAGAAGCTCTCGTCAACTGCGCCACTCATCGTACCCAACGGCGTGGCCCGAGAATCGGTTCAACAACCTGCCCGCCAGATGGTCCCGGGCCGACCAGTTCGCCTCGTCTTCGTGGGACGCCTAGTCGAAGAAAAGGGAGTCCAGGTCGCCATTGCTGCGCTCACTGAACTTGAAGAACTTTCCTGGGAGTTTGATATCTATGGTCAAGGAGATTTTGAGAGCCAGCTCGCCAGTTGCATCCCGCCCCACTTGTCGGATCGCATTGTCTTGCGCGGATCCACCCAAACGCCGATCGCCGTCATGAAGGAAGCCGATCTCCTCCTGCTTCCTAGCCGGGCGGAGGCGCAGCCCATGGTATTGCTAGAGGCCATGTCGGCAGGAACCGCGACCATGGCAGTAGGAGTAGGAGCAGTGCCCGAAATACTGTCCGGCGGCTGTGGTGTCCTCATGGCCGACCAATCGGTATCCGCTTGGCGCGAGGCGTTACGAAGAGCTATCACCAATCCCGAGCAGTTGCTCGAACTCGGGCAACGCGGCTGGAAATGCGGCCAGAAGTACTCCGTCGATCAGATGATCGACGGCTACGAACAGGCCATCGAGTCGGCGTGGCGCAGCGACTAG
- a CDS encoding 3-isopropylmalate dehydrogenase, whose amino-acid sequence MAESFNIAVVPGDGIGIEVVAEGRKVLDAVSDRFDVTFRNETYDLGAARYNSSGEALPDSVLAELRDLDAILLGAVGDPSVPPGVLERGLLLRLRFELDHHVNLRPVKLYPGVATPLAGKGSEDIDFVVCREGTEGPYAGSGGNLRVGTPHEVATEESINTAYGIERIVREAFSRAEGRDRQVTLIHKTNVLVHAGMLWNRVFDTVAAEYPAVSTDYLHVDAAAMFFLTQPERFDVVVTDNLFGDILTDIGAAIAGGIGLAASGNLDPSRNNPSMFEPVHGSAPDIAGQGKADPTATVLSVAMMLDHLGLSDAATAVEKAVSEDLASRGAGTRSTAMIGDTLAERVRSS is encoded by the coding sequence ATGGCTGAGTCCTTTAACATCGCAGTTGTCCCCGGAGACGGGATTGGCATCGAAGTAGTAGCAGAAGGCCGCAAAGTGCTCGATGCGGTTTCTGATCGGTTTGATGTCACATTTAGGAACGAGACCTACGATCTTGGTGCCGCGCGCTACAACTCGTCCGGTGAAGCGCTACCGGACTCGGTGTTGGCAGAGCTGCGCGACCTGGATGCCATTTTGCTTGGAGCCGTTGGTGATCCTTCTGTTCCGCCTGGAGTCCTCGAGCGCGGACTGTTGCTACGGCTTCGGTTCGAGCTGGACCACCATGTGAACCTGCGGCCGGTCAAGCTCTACCCCGGCGTCGCTACACCTTTGGCTGGCAAGGGCTCAGAAGATATCGACTTCGTGGTCTGTCGAGAAGGGACGGAAGGTCCCTATGCGGGATCGGGAGGAAATCTGCGGGTCGGGACACCCCATGAAGTGGCTACCGAGGAGAGCATCAACACGGCCTATGGGATCGAGCGGATCGTCCGCGAGGCATTTTCCCGGGCCGAAGGTCGGGATCGTCAAGTAACCCTGATTCACAAGACCAATGTTTTGGTTCATGCGGGCATGCTGTGGAATCGGGTTTTCGATACGGTCGCGGCCGAATATCCCGCGGTGAGCACCGACTACCTCCACGTCGATGCGGCGGCCATGTTCTTCCTTACGCAGCCTGAACGCTTTGATGTTGTCGTTACCGATAACCTATTCGGGGACATTCTTACCGACATTGGTGCCGCTATTGCAGGAGGCATTGGACTCGCAGCAAGCGGAAATCTCGACCCGAGCCGGAACAATCCCAGCATGTTCGAGCCGGTACACGGCTCGGCTCCTGACATTGCGGGGCAAGGCAAAGCCGACCCCACCGCAACTGTCCTCAGCGTTGCCATGATGCTCGATCATCTCGGTCTGTCAGATGCTGCAACTGCGGTGGAAAAGGCAGTGTCGGAGGATTTGGCCAGCCGCGGTGCAGGCACCAGGAGCACGGCAATGATCGGCGATACCCTGGCCGAACGGGTTCGGAGCTCGTGA